The following are encoded in a window of Osmia bicornis bicornis chromosome 15, iOsmBic2.1, whole genome shotgun sequence genomic DNA:
- the LOC114872972 gene encoding melanization protease 1 isoform X2 — MIRRTLLFLLLVLHEISSQDRCTTPESKAGTCINIRECETLVEILKQRKPLTREFLDYLNSLQCGFEGTNPKVCCELQSLPPTPLSTTETPDGSTTVPDPPDVSGHVNLRLLNNDECGPVTQQKIVGGNKTGVFDYPWMALLFYNTGRPIPEYRCGGSLITKRYVLTAAHCVTLLPPNLTLVGVRLGEHNLATQRDCDREADGLEVVCAERYQDFGIESTHSHPEYSREKLHNDIALIRLNADADFRPQNVRPICMPFGSAATLSKRKVTVTGWGATDLGPRSQELLQVQLSLVNTEECANIYKRKTQIWYKQMCAGGKRGMDSCSGDSGGPLQAPEIYNGNVKYVQYGIVSFGPNNCGTEGAPGVYTRVTYYMDWILSIIKE; from the exons ATGATTCGTCGCACGCTACTGTTTTTGCTTTTGGTTTTGCACGAGATCAGTTCAC AAGATCGATGTACCACACCTGAGAGCAAAGCTGGCACGTGCATTAATATACGAGAGTGTGAAACGTTGGTAGAAATTCTGAAACAACGAAAACCATTAACCAGAGAATTTCTGGATTACCTGAATAGTCTACAATGCGGCTTCGAGGGCACGAATCCGAAGGTGTGCTGCGAACTCCAG AGTTTACCGCCGACACCGTTGAGCACTACGGAAACACCAGACGGGTCAACCACGGTTCCCGATCCCCCGGACGTCTCTGGACATGTGAATTTACGGTTGTTGAATAACGACGAGTGCGGACCGGTCACGCAACAGAAAATCGTCGGCGGTAATAAAACCGGCGTGTTTGATTATCCGTGGATGGCGTTACTGTTTTACAACACCGGTAGACCGATTCCAGAATACCGATGCGGTGGATCCCTGATTACCAAACGATACGTCCTCACCGCTGCTCATTGCGTTACCTTGTTACCTCCTA ATCTGACGTTGGTCGGAGTGCGATTAGGAGAACACAATTTGGCCACGCAACGTGATTGCGACAGGGAAGCGGACGGTCTCGAAGTGGTTTGCGCCGAAAGGTATCAAGACTTTGGTATAGAAAGCACCCATTCTCATCCAGAGTACTCGAGAGAAAAATTACACAACGATATCGCTTTGATACGATTGAATGCGGACGCTGATTTTCGACCGCAAAATGTTCGACCGATCTGCATGCCGTTTGGATCAGCCGCCACTTTGAGCAAGAGAAAA GTGACAGTAACGGGTTGGGGCGCCACAGACCTTGGACCACGCAGTCAAGAGTTGCTGCAGGTTCAATTATCACTGGTTAATACGGAAGAGTGTGCAAACATTTATAAGAGAAAGACGCAAATCTGGTATAAACAAATGTGTGCTGGTGGTAAAAGAGGAATGGATTCTTGCTCGGGAGACAGCGGTGGACCGCTTCAGGCTCCTGAAATATATAACGGCAATGTAAAATATGTACAGTACGGAATTGTTAGCTTTGGGCCAAATAATTGTGGTACAGAAGGAGCTCCCGGTGTTTATACCAGGGTTACATATTACATGGACTGGATCCTAAGCATCATTAAGGAGTAA
- the LOC114872850 gene encoding protein FAM161A isoform X1, with amino-acid sequence MTEHRGNSFYNSCVKVPVDPYSRQPTPSYERPRPLKNNKDSNCKINFAENDQFLNESEASSSREIVDNFLEFLESIPDYGQVHHLSNEQFKQKVDYLKRKQRLLLENLQDTLTAQENINVSKFSTSKCDQIQSKIKNKNDINDLKLNGKKCYFEESRISSPMFFPSDKFNGLTEDQDFFTNRCSRRDKRNEKVYSASKNFRTLSRLNSDDSMESDTDSIETRSLPASITKEWHPTVPQPFSFTLREEAEKYMTNAEMGKEVKQKNLGNNKKNLYRKRRVRSIPLTSKIPLYNKLLAEKEERSRIVREESALNLMSQVRPFRLECDRRAWRSLARSSPELRGRSVSANAKFKAKPVPKNLFSTEIYDRMLEDEYYRQLQKKIRAAQLMKSSSLPPSMARRERVKSTCTRSRSTMMNENTENENTSRLSSNTSIPLEGYRSMMSLLPLRGNNLAAILRCQVSREKLEREIRERMEEKRKDQEMKLRESLIGRNPVWRALRSAARHEHERDLNIRTSLRRDEAREQAERHRLQMEMMIDRVTQIPTLFERHSQVSKTHQFTG; translated from the exons ATGACTGAGCACAGGGGTAACTCATTTTACAATTCTTGTGTAAAAGTTCCAGTGGATCCTTACAGTAGGCAACCAACACCTTCTTATGAACGCCCTAGACctctaaaaaataataaagacaGCAACTGTAAAATAAACTTTGCAGAAAATGATCAGTTTCTTAATGAATCAGAGGCATCAAGCTCTAGAGAAATTGTTGACAATTTCTTGGAATTTTTAGAGAGTATACCAGATTATGGTCAAGTTCATCATTTATCAAATGaacaatttaaacaaaaagtaGATTAcctgaaaagaaaacaaagattattattagaaaatttacaaGATACACTTACTGCacaagaaaatataaatgtgtCTAAATTTTCAACATCAAAATGTGATCAAATacaatcaaaaattaaaaataagaatgaTATTAATGACTTAAAATTGAATGGTAAAAAATGTTACTTTGAAGAATCTAGAATTTCTAGTCCTATGTTCTTCCCTTCTGATAAATTTAATGGGCTCACAGAAGATCAagatttttttacaaatag ATGTAGCAGAAgagataaaagaaatgaaaaagtatATTCAGCTAGTAAAAACTTCAGAACATTGAGTAGATTAAACAGTGATGATAGTATGGAAAGTGATACAGACAGTATAGAAACAAGAAGTTTACCAGCTAGCATTACAAAGGAATGGCATCCTACTGTTCCTCAACCATTTAGTTTTACACTAAG AGAGGAAGCAGAAAAGTATATGACAAATGCTGAAATGGGTAAAGAAgtaaaacagaaaaatttaggaaataataaaaagaatctttATAGGAAACGACGTGTAAGATCAATTCCACTTACATCTAAGATTCCTTTATATAACAAACTACTagcagaaaaagaagaaag GAGTCGCATAGTCCGCGAAGAAAGTGCCCTAAATTTAATGTCTCAAGTTCGCCCCTTTAGACTCGAATGTGATCGACGAGCGTGGAGATCTTTAGCAAGATCTAGTCCAGAGCTTCGTGGCAGAAGCGTTAGCGCGAATGCGAAATTTAAGGCAAAACCTGTACCAAAAAATCTTTTTAGTACCGAGATATACGATCGTATGCTCGAAGATGAGTACTACAG GCAATTACAAAAAAAGATAAGAGCTGCTCAATTGATGAAATCTTCTTCCTTACCACCGTCGATGGCGAGACGAGAGCGCGTCAAGTCTACGTGTACGCGTTCGCGGAGTACAATGATGAACGAGAATACTGAGAATGAGAATACTTCGCGACTGTCAAGTAATACTTCAATACCATTAGAAGGATATAGATCTATGATGTCACTTTTACCATTACGGGGAAATAATTTAGCGGCGATTTTAAGATGCCAGGTGTCACG GGAAAAACTAGAACGtgaaataagagaaagaaTGGAAGAGAAACGAAAGGATCAAGAAATGAAACTCAGAGAGTCTTTAATTGGACGTAATCCGGTATGGAGAGCCTTAAGATCAGCAGCAAG GCACGAACACGAGCGAGATCTTAACATTAGAACCTCGCTTCGTCGCGATGAAGCACGCGAACAGGCAGAACGGCATCGTTTGCAGATGGAAATGATGATAGATCGTGTGACGCAAATACCAACTCTTTTCGAACGTCATTCTCAGGTGAGTAAAACTCACCAATTCACTGGATAA
- the LOC114872972 gene encoding melanization protease 1 isoform X1 translates to MIRRTLLFLLLVLHEISSQDRCTTPESKAGTCINIRECETLVEILKQRKPLTREFLDYLNSLQCGFEGTNPKVCCELQQSLPPTPLSTTETPDGSTTVPDPPDVSGHVNLRLLNNDECGPVTQQKIVGGNKTGVFDYPWMALLFYNTGRPIPEYRCGGSLITKRYVLTAAHCVTLLPPNLTLVGVRLGEHNLATQRDCDREADGLEVVCAERYQDFGIESTHSHPEYSREKLHNDIALIRLNADADFRPQNVRPICMPFGSAATLSKRKVTVTGWGATDLGPRSQELLQVQLSLVNTEECANIYKRKTQIWYKQMCAGGKRGMDSCSGDSGGPLQAPEIYNGNVKYVQYGIVSFGPNNCGTEGAPGVYTRVTYYMDWILSIIKE, encoded by the exons ATGATTCGTCGCACGCTACTGTTTTTGCTTTTGGTTTTGCACGAGATCAGTTCAC AAGATCGATGTACCACACCTGAGAGCAAAGCTGGCACGTGCATTAATATACGAGAGTGTGAAACGTTGGTAGAAATTCTGAAACAACGAAAACCATTAACCAGAGAATTTCTGGATTACCTGAATAGTCTACAATGCGGCTTCGAGGGCACGAATCCGAAGGTGTGCTGCGAACTCCAG CAGAGTTTACCGCCGACACCGTTGAGCACTACGGAAACACCAGACGGGTCAACCACGGTTCCCGATCCCCCGGACGTCTCTGGACATGTGAATTTACGGTTGTTGAATAACGACGAGTGCGGACCGGTCACGCAACAGAAAATCGTCGGCGGTAATAAAACCGGCGTGTTTGATTATCCGTGGATGGCGTTACTGTTTTACAACACCGGTAGACCGATTCCAGAATACCGATGCGGTGGATCCCTGATTACCAAACGATACGTCCTCACCGCTGCTCATTGCGTTACCTTGTTACCTCCTA ATCTGACGTTGGTCGGAGTGCGATTAGGAGAACACAATTTGGCCACGCAACGTGATTGCGACAGGGAAGCGGACGGTCTCGAAGTGGTTTGCGCCGAAAGGTATCAAGACTTTGGTATAGAAAGCACCCATTCTCATCCAGAGTACTCGAGAGAAAAATTACACAACGATATCGCTTTGATACGATTGAATGCGGACGCTGATTTTCGACCGCAAAATGTTCGACCGATCTGCATGCCGTTTGGATCAGCCGCCACTTTGAGCAAGAGAAAA GTGACAGTAACGGGTTGGGGCGCCACAGACCTTGGACCACGCAGTCAAGAGTTGCTGCAGGTTCAATTATCACTGGTTAATACGGAAGAGTGTGCAAACATTTATAAGAGAAAGACGCAAATCTGGTATAAACAAATGTGTGCTGGTGGTAAAAGAGGAATGGATTCTTGCTCGGGAGACAGCGGTGGACCGCTTCAGGCTCCTGAAATATATAACGGCAATGTAAAATATGTACAGTACGGAATTGTTAGCTTTGGGCCAAATAATTGTGGTACAGAAGGAGCTCCCGGTGTTTATACCAGGGTTACATATTACATGGACTGGATCCTAAGCATCATTAAGGAGTAA
- the LOC114872850 gene encoding protein FAM161A isoform X2, with protein sequence MTEHRGNSFYNSCVKVPVDPYSRQPTPSYERPRPLKNNKDSNCKINFAENDQFLNESEASSSREIVDNFLEFLESIPDYGQVHHLSNEQFKQKVDYLKRKQRLLLENLQDTLTAQENINVSKFSTSKCDQIQSKIKNKNDINDLKLNGKKCYFEESRISSPMFFPSDKFNGLTEDQDFFTNRCSRRDKRNEKVYSASKNFRTLSRLNSDDSMESDTDSIETRSLPASITKEWHPTVPQPFSFTLREEAEKYMTNAEMGKEVKQKNLGNNKKNLYRKRRVRSIPLTSKIPLYNKLLAEKEERSRIVREESALNLMSQVRPFRLECDRRAWRSLARSSPELRGRSVSANAKFKAKPVPKNLFSTEIYDRMLEDEYYRQLQKKIRAAQLMKSSSLPPSMARRERVKSTCTRSRSTMMNENTENENTSRLSSNTSIPLEGYRSMMSLLPLRGNNLAAILRCQVSREKLEREIRERMEEKRKDQEMKLRESLIGRNPVWRALRSAARHEHERDLNIRTSLRRDEAREQAERHRLQMEMMIDRVTQIPTLFERHSQSYQSLIKAQQKDGAKLSHRRKKKKPHKHASNSVDSYINCENVSRPDSGSITSSSGTSLSTSQSTKSSNTDISKVSERSTAKSQGSFSKKKGDRSQLKVSINETAELIEDHDRNEKLPDNEHFYSDKHEESVFRDDEHTRKDNY encoded by the exons ATGACTGAGCACAGGGGTAACTCATTTTACAATTCTTGTGTAAAAGTTCCAGTGGATCCTTACAGTAGGCAACCAACACCTTCTTATGAACGCCCTAGACctctaaaaaataataaagacaGCAACTGTAAAATAAACTTTGCAGAAAATGATCAGTTTCTTAATGAATCAGAGGCATCAAGCTCTAGAGAAATTGTTGACAATTTCTTGGAATTTTTAGAGAGTATACCAGATTATGGTCAAGTTCATCATTTATCAAATGaacaatttaaacaaaaagtaGATTAcctgaaaagaaaacaaagattattattagaaaatttacaaGATACACTTACTGCacaagaaaatataaatgtgtCTAAATTTTCAACATCAAAATGTGATCAAATacaatcaaaaattaaaaataagaatgaTATTAATGACTTAAAATTGAATGGTAAAAAATGTTACTTTGAAGAATCTAGAATTTCTAGTCCTATGTTCTTCCCTTCTGATAAATTTAATGGGCTCACAGAAGATCAagatttttttacaaatag ATGTAGCAGAAgagataaaagaaatgaaaaagtatATTCAGCTAGTAAAAACTTCAGAACATTGAGTAGATTAAACAGTGATGATAGTATGGAAAGTGATACAGACAGTATAGAAACAAGAAGTTTACCAGCTAGCATTACAAAGGAATGGCATCCTACTGTTCCTCAACCATTTAGTTTTACACTAAG AGAGGAAGCAGAAAAGTATATGACAAATGCTGAAATGGGTAAAGAAgtaaaacagaaaaatttaggaaataataaaaagaatctttATAGGAAACGACGTGTAAGATCAATTCCACTTACATCTAAGATTCCTTTATATAACAAACTACTagcagaaaaagaagaaag GAGTCGCATAGTCCGCGAAGAAAGTGCCCTAAATTTAATGTCTCAAGTTCGCCCCTTTAGACTCGAATGTGATCGACGAGCGTGGAGATCTTTAGCAAGATCTAGTCCAGAGCTTCGTGGCAGAAGCGTTAGCGCGAATGCGAAATTTAAGGCAAAACCTGTACCAAAAAATCTTTTTAGTACCGAGATATACGATCGTATGCTCGAAGATGAGTACTACAG GCAATTACAAAAAAAGATAAGAGCTGCTCAATTGATGAAATCTTCTTCCTTACCACCGTCGATGGCGAGACGAGAGCGCGTCAAGTCTACGTGTACGCGTTCGCGGAGTACAATGATGAACGAGAATACTGAGAATGAGAATACTTCGCGACTGTCAAGTAATACTTCAATACCATTAGAAGGATATAGATCTATGATGTCACTTTTACCATTACGGGGAAATAATTTAGCGGCGATTTTAAGATGCCAGGTGTCACG GGAAAAACTAGAACGtgaaataagagaaagaaTGGAAGAGAAACGAAAGGATCAAGAAATGAAACTCAGAGAGTCTTTAATTGGACGTAATCCGGTATGGAGAGCCTTAAGATCAGCAGCAAG GCACGAACACGAGCGAGATCTTAACATTAGAACCTCGCTTCGTCGCGATGAAGCACGCGAACAGGCAGAACGGCATCGTTTGCAGATGGAAATGATGATAGATCGTGTGACGCAAATACCAACTCTTTTCGAACGTCATTCTCAG AGTTATCAGTCGTTGATAAAGGCACAACAGAAGGATGGTGCAAAGTTATCGCACCgcaggaagaaaaagaagccaCATAAACATGCATCGAATAGCGTAGATTCGTATATTAATTGCGAAAATGTTTCTCGACCGGATTCTGGATCGATAACTAGCTCTTCAGGAACTTCATTATCCACAAGTCAGTCGACTAAATCGTCGAACACAGACATATCGAAGGTTTCTGAAAGATCTACAGCTAAATCTCAAGGTTCATTTTCCAAGAAGAAGGGAGATCGTAGCCAATTAAAAGTTTCTATAAATGAGACTGCGGAGTTAATCGAAGATCATGACAGAAATGAAAAGTTACCTGATAACGAACATTTCTATAGCGACAAACACGAGGAAAGTGTATTTCGGGATGATGAACATACAcggaaagataattattaa
- the LOC114872852 gene encoding HSPB1-associated protein 1 isoform X1, producing MEYLNLPDDKILYKAIMEINEPILFKRILQDTKGQYAWKLFEWNLLEFTEKLGDTKLPFRVGYNARSVGPQWEENCSTVSMTLSEFINHITVNENDTKWYYFDYKYMQEWFKDKSEVINSITWKRFGIDKDGTDSTLWIGSKCAHTNCHQDSYGSNLIAQIHGKKQWLLFPPSSSKFLQPTRIPYEESTVYSKYNFFCPTEEDEINVLKIQEKPKLVILEPGDVLFVPPGWWHYVESLDLTVSVNIWLPIVEDHMSRVKEAIVKLIMAGIGKSICNITDEAGCTLPDCISLLNIALEQCKNVETKESSFKKMKHSTWTATDLAAQYPVYVKLLQELDVSELEEFLKTNRRRFPENSIELLKNNHSEIDTVAQNSSATQKLSKDIINALCHPDVVTKVTELLLS from the exons AtggaatatttgaatttaccagatgataaaattttatataaagctattatggaaattaatgaaccaatattatttaaaagaatacTACAAGATACAAAAGGTCAATATGCatggaaattatttgaatGGAATTTGTTGGAATTTACTGAAAAACTAGGAGACACCAAGTTACCATTTCGAGTTGGTTATAATGCCAGATCTGtg GGTCCTCAATGGGAAGAAAATTGTTCTACAGTTTCAATGACCCTATCAGAATTTATTAACCATATAACTGTTAATGAAAATGACACAAAATGGTATTATtttgattataaatatatgcAAGAATGGTTCAAAGATAAGTCAGAGGTAATAAATTCAATAACTTGGAAAAGATTTGGTATTGATAAAGATGGTACTGATTCTACTCTCTGGATTGGAAGCAAATGTGCTCATACAAATTGTCATCAAGATTCTTATGGCTCTAATTTAATAGCACAAATTCATGGAAA GAAACAATGGTTATTGTTCCCCCCAAGTTCAAGTAAATTTCTTCAACCAACAAGAATCCCTTATGAGGAGTCTACAGTgtacagtaaatataattttttctgcCCTACTGAAGAGGACGaaataaatgtattaaaaatacagGAGAAACCAAAACTGGTAATTCTTGAGCCAGGAGATGTGTTATTTGTTCCTCCTGGTTGGTGGCATTATGTTGAATCACTTGATCTTACTGTTAGTGTAAATATATGGTTACCAATAGTGGAAGATCATATGTCACGAGTTAAGGAAGCtattgttaaattaataatgGCTGGAATTGGAAAAAGTATTTGCAATATTACTGATGAAGCTGGCTGTACGTTACCTGATTGTATAAGTTTG cTAAATATTGCCCTTGAGCAGTGCAAAAATGTGGAAACTAAAGAATCATCTTTTAAGAAGATGAAGCATAGTACATGGACAGCTACAGATCTAGCAGCACAGTATCCAGTTTATGTGAAACTTCTCCAAGAGCTTGATGTATCGGAATTAGAAGAGTTTCTGAAAACGAACAGAAGAAGATTTCCTGAGAATagtattgaattattaaaaaataatcattctGAAATTGACACTGTTGCACAAAACAGTTCTGCAACTCAGAAACTATCCAAAGATATTATTAATGCACTTTGTCATCCTGATGTTGTTACTAAAGTTACAGAATTACTTTTATCTTGA
- the LOC114872852 gene encoding HSPB1-associated protein 1 isoform X2 produces the protein MEYLNLPDDKILYKAIMEINEPILFKRILQDTKGQYAWKLFEWNLLEFTEKLGDTKLPFRVGYNARSVGPQWEENCSTVSMTLSEFINHITVNENDTKWYYFDYKYMQEWFKDKSEVINSITWKRFGIDKDGTDSTLWIGSKCAHTNCHQDSYGSNLIAQIHGKKQWLLFPPSSSKFLQPTRIPYEESTVYSKYNFFCPTEEDEINVLKIQEKPKLVILEPGDVLFVPPGWWHYVESLDLTVSVNIWLPIVEDHMSRVKEAIVKLIMAGIGKSICNITDEAGSKYCP, from the exons AtggaatatttgaatttaccagatgataaaattttatataaagctattatggaaattaatgaaccaatattatttaaaagaatacTACAAGATACAAAAGGTCAATATGCatggaaattatttgaatGGAATTTGTTGGAATTTACTGAAAAACTAGGAGACACCAAGTTACCATTTCGAGTTGGTTATAATGCCAGATCTGtg GGTCCTCAATGGGAAGAAAATTGTTCTACAGTTTCAATGACCCTATCAGAATTTATTAACCATATAACTGTTAATGAAAATGACACAAAATGGTATTATtttgattataaatatatgcAAGAATGGTTCAAAGATAAGTCAGAGGTAATAAATTCAATAACTTGGAAAAGATTTGGTATTGATAAAGATGGTACTGATTCTACTCTCTGGATTGGAAGCAAATGTGCTCATACAAATTGTCATCAAGATTCTTATGGCTCTAATTTAATAGCACAAATTCATGGAAA GAAACAATGGTTATTGTTCCCCCCAAGTTCAAGTAAATTTCTTCAACCAACAAGAATCCCTTATGAGGAGTCTACAGTgtacagtaaatataattttttctgcCCTACTGAAGAGGACGaaataaatgtattaaaaatacagGAGAAACCAAAACTGGTAATTCTTGAGCCAGGAGATGTGTTATTTGTTCCTCCTGGTTGGTGGCATTATGTTGAATCACTTGATCTTACTGTTAGTGTAAATATATGGTTACCAATAGTGGAAGATCATATGTCACGAGTTAAGGAAGCtattgttaaattaataatgGCTGGAATTGGAAAAAGTATTTGCAATATTACTGATGAAGCTGGCT cTAAATATTGCCCTTGA